The Deltaproteobacteria bacterium genome includes a region encoding these proteins:
- a CDS encoding TlpA disulfide reductase family protein yields the protein MRPRLAFGVLLLLLLAQGGCPRRIAAHMRLGSPLALEVLDAEGGLRELGGQGPARLLVIWASWCARCPTALDEGARVAAEYGLLYAAVSVDADERLAREANRQLAVQGPALWDEAARASSLTGVRRVPTFLLVDEEGRLAGIFEGVELGTLSALRRATASMKERQAKKAEAAP from the coding sequence TTGAGGCCCCGGCTCGCCTTCGGGGTCCTGCTCCTGCTCCTGCTGGCGCAGGGCGGCTGTCCCCGGCGCATCGCCGCCCACATGCGCCTCGGTTCGCCCCTGGCCCTGGAGGTGCTCGACGCCGAGGGGGGCTTGAGGGAGCTGGGGGGCCAGGGGCCCGCCCGGCTCCTGGTGATCTGGGCCAGCTGGTGCGCCCGCTGCCCCACGGCGCTGGACGAGGGCGCGCGGGTCGCCGCCGAGTACGGGCTGCTCTACGCGGCGGTCTCGGTGGACGCCGACGAGCGGCTGGCCCGGGAGGCCAACCGGCAGCTCGCGGTCCAGGGGCCCGCCCTCTGGGACGAGGCGGCGCGGGCCTCCTCGCTCACCGGCGTTCGCCGGGTGCCCACCTTCCTGCTGGTCGACGAAGAGGGGAGGCTGGCCGGCATCTTCGAGGGCGTCGAGCTGGGCACCCTGAGCGCCCTGCGGCGCGCCACCGCCTCGATGAAGGAGCGGCAGGCGAAGAAGGCGGAGGCGGCGCCGTGA
- a CDS encoding inositol monophosphatase family protein translates to MSVPEPVEELLASALAAAAAASAVLLERARGSLEVGTKISHRDLVTDADRAAEAAIDAVLRERHPGHRLLAEEGTTREAAGSAAVRWIVDPLDGTVNFARGMSHYCVSIAAEDEQGLAVAVVQDPVRGEVFRAARGQGAWLGERRLQVSAAPGLADAILATGFSYETAMREENARHAAALIPRLRGFRRMGSAALDLAWVAAGRLDGFWELGLKPWDVAAGLLLVTEAGGVVSGMPGQAEPLVSGTVVAGGPAVHEALSAALAG, encoded by the coding sequence GTGAGCGTGCCCGAGCCGGTGGAGGAGCTCCTCGCCTCGGCCCTGGCCGCGGCGGCGGCGGCGAGCGCGGTGCTCCTCGAGCGCGCGCGCGGGTCGCTCGAGGTGGGCACCAAGATCTCGCACCGGGACCTGGTCACCGACGCCGACCGCGCGGCGGAGGCGGCGATCGACGCCGTCCTGCGCGAGCGTCACCCCGGCCACCGCCTCCTGGCGGAGGAGGGCACCACCCGCGAGGCGGCGGGGAGCGCCGCGGTGCGCTGGATCGTCGACCCCCTGGACGGGACGGTGAACTTCGCCCGGGGCATGAGCCACTACTGCGTGAGCATCGCCGCCGAGGACGAGCAGGGGCTGGCCGTGGCGGTGGTGCAGGATCCCGTGCGGGGTGAGGTCTTCCGGGCCGCCCGGGGGCAGGGCGCCTGGCTGGGAGAGCGCCGCCTGCAGGTGAGCGCGGCCCCGGGCCTCGCCGACGCGATCCTCGCCACCGGCTTCTCCTACGAGACGGCGATGCGGGAGGAGAACGCCCGCCACGCCGCGGCGCTGATCCCCCGCCTGCGGGGCTTTCGCCGGATGGGCTCGGCGGCCCTCGACCTGGCCTGGGTGGCCGCGGGCCGCCTCGACGGCTTCTGGGAGCTGGGCCTGAAGCCCTGGGACGTGGCGGCCGGGCTGCTGCTGGTCACCGAGGCCGGCGGCGTGGTCAGCGGGATGCCGGGCCAGGCCGAGCCGCTCGTGAGCGGCACGGTCGTCGCGGGCGGCCCGGCGGTCCACGAGGCACTCAGCGCGGCGCTCGCCGGCTAG
- a CDS encoding serine/threonine-protein kinase encodes MPAFRSSELSFPSLIEEARSHAVHVDDRYRVLRPLGSGAFATVMLCADERRHGRLVAVKGVSALSITHQGSLMHEFVNARRMRHPNLVSVLETGLCPRFGLYLVLEYVDGPDMVKIIDEHGHVAPDIAAEVCRQIAKGLAHMHRHGLVHRDVKPDNVYLEGARAKLGDFGASRGSGGGNATVIFTPGYAPPETAYGEFAEATDAYALGAFFHLAVTGKLPPSRTLRARNASVSPLLRKRGGARAHQLVSRLLTPVADWRLSDMEVISRRFALLVKPSTRQRLRRLVERANLERDRADLERRWEEFEHKHHAALSPFGVKWVCVRCQGPVSEAMLMCPWCGDLLRFRSEATFPRYCARCEHGIHENWRYCPWCHETFHQGSGDGQRHGDRRYTDHCDGCHKPLMPFSSCCPWCQKEHRWEVPGMEKHCKGCGWTVIGELFAWCPWCGLEQNEKFAAQAEERIKKR; translated from the coding sequence ATGCCGGCCTTCCGCTCCAGCGAGCTCTCCTTCCCCTCCCTGATCGAGGAGGCGCGCTCGCACGCCGTCCACGTCGACGATCGCTACCGCGTGCTGCGGCCGCTGGGCTCCGGAGCCTTCGCCACCGTGATGCTCTGCGCCGACGAGCGGCGCCACGGGCGCCTGGTCGCGGTGAAGGGCGTGAGCGCGCTCTCGATCACCCACCAGGGCTCGTTGATGCACGAGTTCGTCAACGCCCGAAGGATGCGGCACCCCAACCTGGTCTCGGTGCTGGAGACGGGCCTCTGCCCCCGCTTCGGGCTCTACCTCGTGCTCGAGTACGTCGACGGCCCGGACATGGTGAAGATCATCGACGAGCACGGGCACGTCGCGCCGGACATCGCCGCCGAGGTCTGCCGGCAGATCGCCAAGGGCCTCGCCCACATGCACCGCCACGGGCTGGTGCACCGGGACGTGAAGCCGGACAACGTCTACCTCGAGGGCGCCCGGGCGAAGCTCGGCGACTTCGGCGCCTCCCGGGGGAGCGGCGGCGGCAACGCCACCGTGATCTTCACCCCGGGCTACGCCCCGCCCGAGACCGCCTACGGCGAGTTCGCCGAGGCCACCGACGCCTACGCCCTCGGCGCCTTCTTCCACCTCGCGGTCACCGGCAAGCTGCCCCCCTCCCGCACGCTGCGGGCGCGCAACGCCTCGGTCAGCCCCCTGCTGCGCAAGCGCGGCGGCGCCCGGGCGCACCAGCTCGTCAGCCGCCTGCTCACGCCGGTCGCCGACTGGCGCCTCTCCGACATGGAGGTCATCTCCCGCCGCTTCGCCCTGCTGGTGAAGCCCTCGACCCGCCAGCGGCTGCGGCGGCTGGTCGAGCGCGCGAACCTCGAGCGGGATCGGGCCGACCTCGAGCGCCGCTGGGAGGAGTTCGAGCACAAGCACCACGCCGCCCTCAGCCCCTTCGGCGTGAAGTGGGTCTGCGTGCGCTGCCAGGGACCGGTGAGCGAGGCGATGCTCATGTGCCCCTGGTGCGGCGACCTGCTGCGCTTCCGCAGCGAGGCGACCTTCCCCCGCTACTGCGCCCGCTGCGAGCACGGCATCCACGAGAACTGGCGCTACTGCCCCTGGTGTCACGAGACCTTCCACCAGGGCAGCGGCGACGGCCAGCGCCACGGAGATCGGCGCTACACCGACCACTGCGACGGCTGCCACAAGCCGCTGATGCCCTTCTCCTCCTGCTGCCCCTGGTGCCAGAAGGAGCACCGCTGGGAGGTGCCCGGCATGGAGAAGCACTGCAAGGGCTGCGGCTGGACCGTGATCGGAGAGCTCTTCGCCTGGTGCCCCTGGTGCGGCCTGGAGCAGAACGAGAAGTTCGCGGCGCAGGCCGAAGAGCGGATCAAGAAGCGCTAG
- a CDS encoding tRNA pseudouridine(13) synthase TruD — translation MRYLLPDAPPVRGALKIEPEDFVVEELPAYLPSGEGDHLYLWVQKRGRTTQEVAALLATTFGVREREVGHAGQKDRQAVTRQWFSLPRPRAEGALEASPEDEAVTILERRLHRNKLKTGHLRGNRFWLRLRGAAPDREAAEAILRDLERRGVPNYYGEQRFGRDGRNPELGRQVLRGELQPKRHLRKLYLSALQSSLFNAWLDARIDDGLLDVLVPGDLLQRRDGRGVFLSEEPAEDGARLAAGEIDPTGPIFGPRMRQPGGEAAAREARILEASGLTMADLEAGGRLTQGTRRAARIGLSELELGVEGDDLQLAFTLPRGAYATVVTAQLLR, via the coding sequence GTGCGCTACCTCCTCCCCGACGCACCCCCGGTGAGGGGCGCCCTGAAGATCGAGCCCGAGGACTTCGTCGTCGAGGAGCTCCCGGCCTACCTCCCCTCGGGGGAGGGGGATCACCTCTACCTCTGGGTGCAGAAGCGCGGGCGGACCACCCAGGAGGTCGCCGCCCTCCTCGCCACTACCTTCGGGGTGCGCGAGCGCGAGGTGGGGCACGCCGGCCAGAAGGACCGGCAGGCCGTGACCCGCCAGTGGTTCTCCCTGCCCCGCCCCCGCGCCGAGGGCGCCCTCGAGGCGAGCCCCGAGGACGAGGCGGTGACGATCCTCGAGCGCCGGCTGCACCGCAACAAGCTGAAGACGGGGCACCTGCGGGGCAACCGCTTCTGGCTGCGGCTGCGCGGCGCGGCGCCGGACCGGGAGGCGGCCGAGGCGATCTTGCGGGACCTCGAGCGCCGGGGCGTCCCCAACTACTACGGGGAGCAGCGCTTCGGCCGGGACGGCCGGAACCCCGAGCTGGGACGGCAGGTGCTGCGGGGAGAGCTGCAGCCCAAGCGGCACCTGCGCAAGCTCTACCTCTCGGCCCTGCAGTCGAGCCTCTTCAACGCCTGGCTGGACGCCCGCATCGACGACGGGCTCCTCGACGTCCTCGTGCCCGGGGATCTCCTCCAGCGGCGGGACGGCCGGGGGGTCTTCCTCTCGGAGGAGCCCGCCGAGGACGGCGCCCGCCTGGCCGCCGGCGAGATCGACCCCACCGGGCCGATCTTCGGGCCCCGGATGCGCCAGCCCGGGGGAGAGGCCGCCGCACGGGAGGCCCGGATCCTCGAGGCCTCCGGCCTGACGATGGCCGACCTGGAGGCCGGCGGGCGCCTCACCCAGGGGACCCGCCGGGCGGCCCGGATCGGCCTCTCCGAGCTCGAGCTCGGCGTCGAGGGGGACGATCTCCAGCTCGCCTTCACCCTCCCCCGAGGGGCCTACGCGACTGTCGTCACCGCCCAGCTCCTCAGGTAG
- a CDS encoding DUF4388 domain-containing protein, with translation MPEYVKIDRSGKVFPVGRTAEAYLGGRAGEWRIVPAHPDLLVLRQDDVRPVEAGVRAVLAGDIQGLPLGEMLAYLAQSRWTGVITVATGQVEKSIFLRQGAIRWASSTAPNDRLGVVLGRLGLVDPGAIDRVMRSQPDAGARLGGLLLANKMVSAADLYQALKHQVQEIFFSVLVLEEGLYFLFNDPVEGRFAAKINLELTGMLMEGMRRFDEMSHFRDVVPGMHVYVRARERSAEALNEEEQALFDAATTGRGRLTLADLAAEQHLSEFDATKMVYGLAKAGYVDISEEKPEVDLGAATLQVGAQLTDVLRVFNTIFREVCEEVGAIAPTAGFRLGVESFLSSNQHEFTHLLSGIQLHEDGTLDEPTLLARLAGVELPAGKDPSSFLSDALNELMFFELFQAGELLPADRDEDLSRRVRVIYEMLDS, from the coding sequence ATGCCCGAGTACGTCAAGATCGATCGAAGCGGGAAGGTCTTCCCCGTGGGGCGCACCGCCGAGGCCTACCTCGGCGGGCGCGCCGGTGAGTGGCGCATCGTCCCCGCCCACCCGGACCTCCTCGTCCTGCGCCAGGACGACGTCCGGCCCGTGGAGGCTGGGGTGCGGGCAGTGCTCGCCGGCGACATCCAGGGCCTTCCCCTCGGCGAGATGCTGGCCTACCTGGCCCAGTCGCGCTGGACCGGCGTGATCACCGTCGCCACCGGTCAGGTCGAGAAGAGCATCTTCCTTCGCCAGGGGGCGATCCGCTGGGCCTCCTCCACCGCGCCGAACGATCGCCTCGGCGTCGTCCTCGGCCGGCTGGGGCTGGTCGATCCCGGCGCCATCGATCGGGTCATGCGCTCCCAGCCCGACGCGGGGGCCCGGCTGGGCGGCCTGCTGCTCGCCAACAAGATGGTCTCGGCGGCCGACCTCTACCAGGCCCTCAAGCACCAGGTGCAGGAGATCTTCTTCTCGGTGCTGGTCCTCGAGGAGGGGCTCTACTTCCTCTTCAACGATCCCGTGGAGGGGCGCTTCGCGGCGAAGATCAACCTGGAGCTCACCGGCATGCTCATGGAGGGCATGCGGCGCTTCGACGAGATGTCCCACTTCCGGGACGTGGTCCCGGGGATGCACGTCTACGTGCGGGCGCGCGAGCGCTCGGCCGAGGCCCTCAACGAGGAGGAGCAGGCCCTCTTCGACGCGGCCACCACCGGCCGGGGGCGCCTCACCCTCGCCGATTTGGCCGCCGAGCAGCACCTCTCCGAGTTCGACGCCACCAAGATGGTCTACGGCCTGGCCAAGGCCGGCTACGTCGACATCAGCGAGGAGAAGCCCGAGGTGGACCTCGGCGCGGCGACCTTGCAGGTGGGCGCTCAGCTGACCGACGTGCTGCGGGTCTTCAACACGATCTTCCGGGAGGTCTGCGAGGAGGTCGGGGCCATCGCCCCCACCGCCGGCTTCCGCCTCGGCGTCGAGTCCTTCCTCTCCTCGAACCAGCACGAGTTCACCCACCTGCTCTCGGGGATCCAGCTGCACGAGGACGGAACCCTCGACGAGCCCACCCTCCTCGCCCGCCTCGCCGGCGTGGAGCTGCCCGCGGGCAAGGACCCGAGCAGCTTCCTGAGCGACGCTCTGAACGAGCTGATGTTCTTCGAGCTCTTCCAGGCCGGCGAGCTCCTGCCCGCGGATCGGGACGAGGATCTCTCCCGGCGCGTGCGGGTCATCTACGAGATGCTCGACAGCTGA
- a CDS encoding cytochrome c, with product MTIHRLTHAILLSALLTAPGLARAAEDEKVHIGDLRQGARLFDLNCRSCHGDGGNGKGVIQSEPASPALNDPSRMTLLSDKQVFSYIKTGGEKSGRSPVMPAFADSLDDLEIWDIVAYLRDRHLGLPDFYPDAESFFGDTYTIDEWGLERHEALTGVKIKKADNEYTVLGVYKGTQGPDGARLIPDDPLALSKIDRRAKVGYVSFVKGSVPGVKGTFLFGISMDNGGLVWKIRANTDDKAAKAKVEKILSVWEGYGNKGLKDPFEGGRSKQERAVAKAWTEIYSRAMEAVVMYDKAERERHWADSNFGGPADPEASVEGGILEVKDDSTKKKKRK from the coding sequence ATGACGATCCATCGACTCACCCACGCAATCCTCCTCTCCGCCCTCCTCACCGCGCCGGGCCTCGCCCGGGCGGCCGAGGACGAGAAGGTCCACATCGGCGACCTGCGCCAGGGCGCCCGGCTCTTCGACCTCAACTGCCGCAGCTGTCACGGCGACGGTGGCAACGGCAAGGGCGTCATTCAGTCCGAGCCCGCCTCGCCGGCGCTCAACGACCCCTCCCGGATGACGCTGCTCTCCGACAAGCAGGTCTTCTCCTACATCAAGACCGGCGGGGAGAAGAGCGGCCGCTCGCCGGTGATGCCCGCCTTCGCCGACTCCCTGGACGACCTGGAGATCTGGGACATCGTCGCCTACCTGCGCGACCGGCACCTGGGCCTGCCCGACTTCTACCCGGACGCCGAGAGCTTCTTCGGTGACACCTACACCATCGACGAGTGGGGCCTGGAGCGGCACGAGGCCCTGACCGGCGTGAAGATCAAGAAGGCCGACAACGAGTACACGGTGCTCGGCGTCTACAAGGGCACCCAGGGCCCGGACGGCGCCCGGCTGATCCCCGACGATCCGCTGGCCCTCTCCAAGATCGATCGGCGCGCGAAGGTCGGCTACGTCTCCTTCGTGAAGGGCTCGGTGCCCGGCGTGAAGGGCACCTTCCTCTTCGGCATCTCGATGGACAACGGCGGGCTCGTCTGGAAGATCCGCGCGAACACCGACGACAAGGCCGCGAAGGCGAAGGTCGAGAAGATCCTCTCCGTCTGGGAGGGCTACGGCAACAAGGGCCTGAAGGACCCCTTCGAGGGCGGCCGCAGCAAGCAGGAGCGCGCCGTCGCCAAGGCCTGGACCGAGATCTACAGCCGGGCGATGGAGGCCGTCGTCATGTACGACAAGGCCGAGCGCGAGCGGCACTGGGCCGACTCGAACTTCGGTGGCCCCGCCGATCCCGAGGCCAGCGTCGAGGGCGGCATCCTCGAGGTGAAGGACGACAGCACCAAGAAGAAGAAGCGCAAGTAG
- a CDS encoding thioredoxin domain-containing protein — translation MRKSFHHLATLPVALTLCAGLISLGGSCKTEAPKPDAKAPEAPAATPAAEPEAEAEAAAGGGSGVAGAELGDEALARTLPGVKVEGLDEKARASLLKVAEDAVCDCGRPSTLGGCLRDPNPCELGRRMADLSVLLLKAGAKPGEAVSFTEEYFEGFKPARRKTFEVAEAACKGPKDAPIQLVEFADFECPYCGITWPLFGDIVDSLKGKARLCFLNFPLSQHENAREAAQLTVMAREQGKFEQAADLLFANQTQLDRKSLLDHADTLGLDRAAVSKALEEGKYDAVVEAERKQGQAAGIEGTPSLFINGRSYTLLLDAAMILRAIQDELDWQAGGEQWSKPGSAQK, via the coding sequence ATGCGCAAGTCCTTCCACCACCTCGCCACGCTCCCGGTCGCGCTCACCCTCTGTGCAGGTCTGATCTCCCTCGGCGGCTCCTGCAAGACCGAGGCGCCGAAGCCCGACGCGAAGGCGCCCGAGGCGCCGGCCGCGACGCCTGCCGCCGAGCCCGAGGCCGAGGCCGAGGCGGCCGCCGGAGGCGGCAGCGGCGTCGCGGGCGCCGAGCTCGGTGACGAGGCCCTCGCGCGGACCCTGCCCGGGGTGAAGGTCGAGGGGCTCGACGAGAAGGCGCGCGCCTCGCTCCTGAAGGTTGCCGAGGACGCGGTCTGCGACTGCGGCCGCCCCTCCACCCTCGGCGGCTGCCTGCGGGATCCGAACCCCTGCGAGCTCGGCCGCCGCATGGCCGACCTCTCGGTGCTGCTCCTCAAGGCCGGCGCCAAGCCCGGCGAGGCCGTGAGCTTCACCGAGGAGTACTTCGAGGGCTTCAAGCCCGCCCGCCGCAAGACCTTCGAGGTCGCCGAGGCCGCGTGCAAGGGCCCGAAGGACGCCCCGATCCAGCTCGTCGAGTTCGCCGACTTCGAGTGCCCCTACTGCGGCATCACCTGGCCGCTCTTCGGCGACATCGTCGACTCGCTGAAGGGCAAGGCCCGCCTCTGCTTCCTGAACTTCCCCCTCTCCCAGCACGAGAACGCCCGCGAGGCGGCGCAGCTGACCGTCATGGCCCGGGAGCAGGGCAAGTTCGAGCAGGCCGCCGATCTCCTCTTCGCCAACCAGACCCAGCTCGACCGCAAGTCGCTCCTCGATCACGCTGATACCCTCGGCCTCGATCGCGCCGCCGTCTCCAAGGCCCTCGAGGAGGGCAAGTACGACGCGGTGGTCGAGGCCGAGCGAAAGCAGGGGCAGGCCGCCGGCATCGAGGGGACGCCCTCGCTCTTCATCAACGGCCGGTCCTACACCCTGCTCCTCGACGCCGCGATGATCCTGCGCGCGATCCAGGACGAGCTGGACTGGCAGGCCGGCGGTGAGCAGTGGTCGAAGCCCGGCTCGGCTCAGAAGTGA